In one window of Arachis ipaensis cultivar K30076 chromosome B06, Araip1.1, whole genome shotgun sequence DNA:
- the LOC107645257 gene encoding poly [ADP-ribose] polymerase 1: MATPQKEQKPWKAEYAKSGRSSCRTCKAPIDKEQFRLGKMVQSTKFDGIMAMWNHADCILRKSNQIKLVDDVEDLETLRWEDQQKVRRYVEAGASTTTKSKSVKDTECGIEVSQNARATCKHCSKKITKGEVRISIKPDGGGAKGLAWHHAKCFIESSPSIQVDKLSGWNNLPPSEQSAVSALAGDSGPKVESEDTKESIRRTNSKGGTKRGKDAEGGQKSKVAKVKGDESASSVASVKNSSDLDKVNDLENRLEAQSKELWALKDDLKKHVTTPELREMLEANNQDSTGSELDLRDRCADGMMFGALGSCPTCSGNLHYSGGMYRCSGYISEWSKCSYSTCESKRLEGKWKIPEETDNQYLKKWFKSQKGKKPVRILPAPSARESQAVASQNQSSNGGSLGDLKVAMCGFPKETIAEWKCKIEGFGGELHAKVKKETNCLVVSGLLNDEVEMRKARRMKIPIVREDYLVDSIEKKKKLPFDMYKVEMIGESSSIVTIKVKGQSAVHEASGLQDSGHILEERETIYNTTLNKSDLSTGVNSYYILQIIEEDKGSACYVFRKWGRVGNDKIGGTKLDEMLKSDAIKEFKRLFYEKTGNTWEAWEQKTIQKQPGKFFPLDIDYGVNKQVSKKNRNDEDSKLPPALKELMKMLFNVETYRAAMMEFDINMSEMPLGKLSKSNIQKGFEALTDIQNLLTKNSDPSVRESLLIDASNRFFTLIPSIHPHIIRDDDDFKSKVKMLEALQNIEIASRLVGFDANSDDSIDDKYKKLQCVMSPLPHDSEDYRLIEKYLHTTHAPTHTEWSLELEEVFSLERQGEFDKYAPYREKLGNKMLLWHGSRVTNFVGILSQGLRIAPPEAPVTGYMFGKGIYFADLVSKSAQYCFTEKKNPVGLMLLSEVALGNVYELKKAKYMDKPPEGKHSTKGLGKKVPNESEHVKWRDDVTVPCGKPVPSNVKTSELMYNEYIVYNTSQVKLQYLLKVRFHHKR, from the exons ATGGCGACGCCTCAGAAGGAGCAGAAGCCATGGAAAGCGGAGTATGCCAAGTCAGGGAGATCATCATGCAGGACGTGTAAGGCTCCCATCGACAAGGAGCAATTCCGCCTCGGCAAGATGGTCCAATCCACCAAGTTCGACGGCATCATGGCG ATGTGGAACCATGCGGATTGCATATTGAGGAAATCCAACCAGATAAAATT AGTTGATGATGTTGAAGACCTAGAGACTCTTCGCTGGGAAGATCAGCAGAAGGTCAGAAGATATGTAGAAGCTGGTGCATCAACAACAACGAAGTCAAAATCTGTCAAGGATACCGAGTGTGGTATTGAAGTTTCACAGAATGCTCGTGCTACATGCAAACATTGTAGTAAAAAGATCACCAAAGGAGAG GTTCGGATATCTATCAAGCCTGATGGAGGGGGTGCTAAAGGTTTGGCTTGGCATCATGCCAAGTGTTTCATAGAATCATCACCATCAATTCAAGTGGATAAGTTGTCGGGATGGAATAATCTTCCACCTTCTGAACAATCAGCTGTCAGTGCCTTGGCAG GCGATAGTGGTCCAAAAGTTGAGTCCGAAGATACTAAAGAATCCATAAGAcgaaccaattcaaaaggtggcACAAAACGTGGGAAGGATGCTGAGGGTGGGCAGAAGTCAAAAGTTGCCAAGGTAAAGGGAGACGAGTCTGCTAGCAGCGTGGCATCAGTGAAAAATTCTAGTGATTTGGATAAGGTAAATGATCTAGAGAATAGATTGGAGGCACAGAGCAAAGAACTCTGGGCTCTAAAGGATGATCTTAAAAAGCACGTGACAACACCAGAGTTGCGTGAAATGCTAGAAGCCAATAATCAAGATTCAACTGGATCAGAACTTGATTTACGTGATCgctg TGCTGATGGAATGATGTTTGGAGCACTTGGTAGCTGCCCAACATGCTCTGGCAATCTGCACTATTCTGGAGGAATGTACCGGTGCAGTGGATACATTTCTGAGTGGAGTAAATGTTCGTACTCTACCTGTGAATCAAAACGTCTTGAAGGGAAGTGGAAAATCCCAGAGGAAACAGACAACCAGTACCTTAAAAAG TGGTTCAAATCtcaaaaagggaagaaaccagTTAGGATATTGCCTGCACCGtcagcaagggaaagtcaagctgTTGCTTCTCAGAATCAATCTTCAAATGGTGGAAGTTTGGGAGATTTGAAAGTTGCCATGTGTGGATTTCCTAAAGAAACTATT GCGGAATGGAAATGCAAAATTGAAGGCTTTGGTGGGGAGCTTCATGCAAAAGTGAAGAAAG AAACTAACTGCTTGGTTGTTAGCGGATTGCTCAATGATGAAGTTGAGATGAGGAAGGCAAG GAGGATGAAAATACCAATAGTAAGAGAGGACTATTTGGTTGATTCTattgagaaaaagaagaagcttcCCTTTGATATGTACAAAGTTGAAATGATTGGAGAGTCTTCTAGCATTGTCACAATTAAAGTGAAGGGGCAAAGTGCTGTCCATGAGGCTTCTGGCCTACAGGATTCTGGCCACATACTTGAGGAAAGAGAAACCATTTATAACACAACTTTGAATAAGTCTGATTTATCTACTGGTGTTAACAG CTACTATATTCTCCAAATCATTGAAGAAGACAAGGGTTCAGCATGCTATGTGTTTCGTAAATGGGGCCGAGTGGGAAATGACAAGATTGGAGGAACCAAACTGGATGAAATGTTGAAATCAGATGCAATCAAGGAATTCAAACGATTATTTTATGAGAAGACTGGAAATACTTGGGAGGCTTGGGAGCAAAAGACTATTCAGAAGCAACCTGGAAAGTTCTTCCCATTGGATATT GATTATGGAGTTAACAAACAGGTTTCAAAGAAAAACAGAAATGACGAGGACAGCAAACTACCACCTGCATTAAAAGAATTGATGAAAATGCTCTTCAACGTGGAAACATACAG AGCTGCCATGATGGAATTTGATATTAATATGTCCGAAATGCCACTTGGGAAACTGAGCAAAAGTAATATTCAAAAAG GGTTTGAAGCATTAACAGATATACAGAATCTCCTAACTAAGAATTCTGACCCATCAGTCCGGGAAAGCTTGCTTATTGATGCCAGCAATCGGTTCTTTACTTTGATCCCATCTATTCATCCACATATTATTAGGGATGACGATGATTTTAAGTCAAAG GTGAAAATGTTAGAAGCTCTTCAAAACATTGAAATAGCTTCTAGATTAGTTGGATTTGATGCTAACAGTGATGACTCCATTGATGATAAGTATAAGAAGCTCCAGTGTGTCATGTCTCCTCTACCTCATGATAGTGAAGATTATCGATTGATTGAGAAGTATCTCCATACTACTCATGCTCCCACACATACG GAATGGAGTCTTGAGCTAGAAGAAGTTTTTTCCCTTGAAAGGCAAGGAGAATTTGATAAGTATGCTCCCTATAGGGAGAAACTTGGTAACAAAATGCTACTATGGCACG GTTCTAGGGTGACAAATTTTGTGGGTATTCTTAGCCAAGGACTTAGAATTGCACCTCCGGAGGCCCCGGTGACTGGCTACATG TTTGGCAAAGGTATTTACTTTGCTGACTTGGTCAGCAAGAGTGCTCAGTATTGTTTCACTGAAAAGAAAAATCCTGTTGGTCTAATGCTTTTGAGTGAAGTTGCCCTTGGAAATGTCTATGAGCTCAAGAAAGCTAAG TACATGGATAAGCCTCCCGAAGGAAAGCACTCTACTAAAGGCCTTGGCAAGAAAGTGCCTAATGAATCAGAACATGTTAAGTGGAGGGACGATGTCACGGTTCCCTGTGGCAAGCCTGTGCCATCAAATGTCAAGACTTCTGAGCTCATGTACAATGAGTATATTGTGTATAACACTTCTCAA GTTAAGTTGCAATATTTGTTGAAGGTGAGGTTCCATCACAAGAGATGA
- the LOC107645258 gene encoding LOB domain-containing protein 16: MACSSGNGTSSGGSGSPCGACKFLRRKCAADCIFAPYFCSEQGPARFAAIHKVFGASNVSKLLLHIPAHDRCEAVVTIAYEAQARIRDPVYGCVSHIFALQQQVACLQAQLMQVKAQLAQNQMESCRNIENQWPGNVGGAINNNNNNPFGHTNYMNPPISPQSSLESIDHHSSSIIDGVANNNMHDTRPEDFNSFQQQQQQASSKRRSYNNNNNNNDLGELQELALRMMRN, from the exons atggCTTGTTCAAGTGGAAATGGAACAAGTAGTGGTGGGTCAGGTTCACCGTGTGGGGCGTGCAAGTTTCTGAGGAGGAAGTGTGCTGCAGATTGCATATTTGCACCATACTTCTGCTCAGAACAAGGGCCTGCAAGATTTGCAGCCATACATAAGGTGTTTGGTGCAAGCAACGTTTCCAAGCTCTTGCTTCATATTCCCGCTCATGATCGCTGTGAGGCTGTTGTCACCATTGCTTATGAGGCTCAAGCTCGTATCAGAGACCCCGTTTATGGTTGCGTCTCTCACATTTTCGCATTACAACAACAG GTAGCATGCTTGCAGGCACAATTGATGCAAGTGAAGGCTCAGCTGGCACAGAATCAAATGGAATCTTGTAGGAACATAGAGAATCAATGGCCAGGGAATGTTGGTGGAGccatcaacaacaataataacaatccATTTGGTCACACCAATTACATGAACCCTCCTATATCTCCTCAGAGTTCACTTGAATCAATTGATCATCACAGCAGCAGCATCATTGATGGAGTTGCAAATAATAATATGCATGACACAAGACCAGAGGATTTCAACTCattccaacaacaacaacaacaagcttCTTCTAAGAGAAGATcatataacaacaacaacaacaacaatgaccTGGGTGAGCTGCAAGAGTTGGCACTTAGGATGATGAGGAACTAA